A single genomic interval of Terriglobus albidus harbors:
- a CDS encoding tetratricopeptide repeat protein, whose translation MRVHSVSFLMMLCLTAPCAVTAQRASNPDGRVATDVRMHETEEWHQISLHLPDPKLAPHEKLEVAGDILRARRYPLDAMDYYRYALERGGDKARLTNKIGLIQLEMNDNRSARQSFVLSTKINKKYAEAWNNLGTVDYLEQHFGNSIGEYKKAIKLDKKSAVFHANLAASYFSQKDMESAQKEFQIALTLDPQMYEHRASGGIATHVISANDRARFCFELARVYARSGETQTMYRYLAKAAEGGMDVSNAVKDDAVFRKYLKDPQLALLIRDTRAFLMAIESPASVPTPASAIPPQPAH comes from the coding sequence ATGCGCGTACACTCTGTTTCATTTCTGATGATGCTGTGCCTCACCGCCCCATGCGCGGTCACGGCTCAGCGTGCTTCTAACCCAGACGGCCGGGTGGCCACCGATGTACGGATGCATGAGACCGAAGAGTGGCACCAGATTTCCCTGCACCTGCCCGACCCGAAGCTCGCGCCCCATGAAAAGCTGGAGGTTGCCGGCGATATTCTGCGTGCGCGCCGGTATCCGCTGGATGCCATGGACTATTACCGCTATGCGCTGGAGCGCGGCGGCGACAAGGCAAGATTGACCAACAAGATCGGACTGATCCAGTTGGAGATGAACGACAACCGCTCCGCACGCCAAAGCTTTGTACTTTCAACGAAGATCAACAAGAAGTACGCCGAGGCCTGGAACAACCTGGGTACGGTGGACTATCTGGAGCAGCACTTCGGCAACTCGATCGGCGAGTACAAGAAGGCGATCAAGCTCGATAAGAAGTCCGCGGTCTTCCACGCCAACCTGGCAGCGTCTTACTTCAGCCAGAAGGACATGGAGTCGGCCCAGAAGGAGTTCCAGATCGCACTCACGCTTGACCCGCAGATGTACGAACATCGCGCTTCCGGCGGTATTGCGACTCATGTGATCTCGGCCAACGATCGTGCCCGCTTCTGCTTTGAGCTGGCGCGTGTCTATGCCCGTAGCGGCGAGACCCAGACGATGTACCGTTACCTGGCGAAGGCAGCCGAAGGCGGCATGGATGTGAGCAACGCCGTCAAAGACGATGCGGTCTTCCGCAAGTACCTGAAGGATCCGCAACTGGCGCTATTGATTCGCGACACGCGCGCCTTCCTGATGGCAATTGAGAGCCCGGCTTCGGTTCCGACTCCGGCGTCCGCGATTCCGCCACAGCCGGCACATTAG
- a CDS encoding KdsC family phosphatase has translation MTATERASRIKILVFDVDGVLTDGTLWFIPTGKDANGQPVAVETKGFSAHDGLGIAIGRTAGLKVAIVTKRQSDTVAVRMRDLKIDYVYQGQHFKMRAVQEICAKEGITLDEVAYVGDDVIDLPVMNHVGFAIAVANARPQVKQMAHWTTANLPGYGAGRDAIEFILEAQGKLASAMATYLDEANEGKVADIGQGGM, from the coding sequence ATGACAGCCACGGAACGCGCCTCCCGTATCAAGATTCTTGTCTTCGACGTCGACGGTGTCCTGACGGATGGAACCCTCTGGTTTATCCCTACCGGTAAAGACGCCAACGGCCAGCCGGTGGCGGTGGAGACCAAGGGCTTCTCCGCCCATGACGGCCTGGGTATCGCCATCGGCCGCACTGCCGGACTGAAGGTAGCGATTGTGACCAAGCGCCAGTCGGATACTGTCGCCGTGCGTATGCGCGACCTGAAGATCGACTATGTCTACCAGGGCCAGCACTTCAAGATGCGCGCGGTACAGGAGATCTGTGCGAAGGAAGGCATCACGCTGGATGAGGTTGCTTACGTTGGGGACGACGTAATCGATCTTCCGGTGATGAACCACGTCGGCTTTGCGATTGCGGTGGCCAATGCGCGTCCGCAGGTGAAGCAGATGGCGCACTGGACGACAGCGAATCTTCCCGGCTATGGCGCAGGGCGCGATGCGATTGAGTTCATTCTTGAGGCACAGGGCAAGCTTGCTTCGGCAATGGCGACCTATCTCGATGAGGCCAACGAAGGCAAAGTCGCGGATATTGGTCAGGGTGGAATGTGA
- a CDS encoding DUF5522 domain-containing protein has protein sequence MDTPQPSPPDELKPGDFYYEGEYLVFTAQYLLRRGYCCNNGCRHCPYREIDYED, from the coding sequence ATGGATACGCCACAACCATCTCCGCCAGACGAACTGAAACCCGGCGACTTCTATTACGAGGGTGAATATCTCGTCTTCACGGCACAGTACCTGCTACGCCGTGGCTACTGTTGTAACAACGGCTGCAGGCACTGTCCGTATCGCGAGATTGACTACGAAGACTAG
- a CDS encoding FUSC family protein, giving the protein MANEEVIKITRFAWNEAEPLHALICLPAVLLVMAVGILIDQQSWAAMAVGGAMCVGFGSFQQPIFYRYGPMLAAAFGITISTFLGALFAVDSFALGCVCVLWAFIYGLMQAQGTAASWVGVQCCVYLIISSAAPDTHGRVLGTFHQAALRGVATLVGAALEFFAILYFWRFVPRITANLTDPHFDPRKFRVNYLFSHITPRSIYFHFAVRLAVTIAIAVMLYRVWWPLPNGYWIAMTAILVVKPEFYLTTERTILRLLGTYLGAGVATVVATLLRPNLWVLVVLVLVYLWVSYVFMNVNYGVFSVAITGYIAFLLAFNHLPEEYVLHNRILATTIGGLLALAIHAIFHLFRRAWPAPEDEPAV; this is encoded by the coding sequence GTGGCTAACGAAGAGGTTATTAAGATCACACGCTTCGCATGGAACGAAGCCGAGCCGCTCCATGCGCTGATCTGTCTGCCGGCCGTCCTGCTTGTCATGGCGGTTGGCATCCTGATCGACCAACAGAGCTGGGCCGCCATGGCGGTCGGCGGAGCGATGTGTGTCGGCTTCGGATCGTTCCAGCAGCCGATCTTCTATCGCTACGGCCCGATGCTGGCCGCGGCCTTCGGCATCACCATCTCCACGTTTCTAGGGGCGCTCTTCGCCGTCGATAGCTTCGCTCTCGGCTGCGTCTGCGTCCTGTGGGCTTTTATCTATGGCCTGATGCAGGCGCAGGGAACCGCTGCCTCCTGGGTCGGCGTACAGTGCTGCGTCTACCTCATCATCTCTTCCGCAGCGCCTGATACGCACGGGCGCGTACTCGGTACCTTTCATCAGGCGGCACTGCGTGGAGTCGCCACCTTAGTCGGCGCTGCACTGGAATTTTTCGCCATCCTTTACTTCTGGCGGTTTGTTCCGCGCATTACTGCCAACCTCACCGACCCGCACTTCGATCCGCGGAAGTTTCGCGTGAACTATCTGTTCTCGCACATCACACCACGCAGCATCTATTTCCACTTTGCAGTGCGTCTTGCGGTCACCATTGCGATTGCGGTGATGCTCTATCGGGTCTGGTGGCCTCTGCCTAACGGTTACTGGATCGCCATGACCGCCATCCTTGTGGTGAAGCCGGAGTTCTATCTCACGACGGAGCGCACGATCCTTCGCCTGCTCGGCACCTACCTCGGCGCAGGCGTGGCCACCGTAGTCGCCACACTGCTGAGGCCAAACCTATGGGTGCTGGTTGTCCTGGTGCTGGTCTATCTATGGGTATCCTACGTCTTTATGAACGTGAACTACGGCGTCTTCTCGGTAGCGATTACCGGTTACATTGCCTTCCTGTTGGCCTTCAATCATCTGCCGGAAGAGTATGTGCTCCACAATCGCATTCTGGCCACGACGATAGGCGGTCTACTGGCGCTTGCGATCCACGCCATCTTCCACCTCTTCCGCCGAGCCTGGCCGGCTCCCGAGGACGAACCTGCAGTGTGA
- a CDS encoding DEAD/DEAH box helicase, whose translation MATATLLPEETFADPAMEWAHPVVREWFLRRFGSPTEPQIAGWPAIVRGEPVLISAPTGSGKTLAAFLVCIDALLRQAIEGRLDASTHVVYVSPLKALSNDVQKNLDGPLREIQALALERGYLCPEIRTGVRTGDTPAKDRAAMLKRPPHILVTTPESLYMMLTALKARENLRRIRTVIVDEIHAVADDKRGSHLALTLERLDALVRGENRLTAGGMLTGLSEAPQRIGLSATQNPIELVGNFLVGAGERPVTIVQVGQRRHLNLAIEVPSEELGSVTSNRMWDEMYDKLAALTETHRSTLVFVNTRRLVERLAFNLAERLGAENVAAHHGSLSRALRLDAEQKLKNGEIKILIATASLELGIDIGDVDLVCQIATTRAVAVAMQRVGRAGHWRGAIPKGRFFATTRDDMMEQAALIRAMRSGDLDKLEIPPAPKDVLMQQIVAAVGAEPWREDDLFAVFKRAWPYRDLDRATFDELIALLHQGIESSRGRYGAYLMRDGVRGELHARRGARMTAIGNGGAIPDVAQYAVMLQPENVQIATLDEHFAVDSSPGDVVLLGNTSWRIQRVEAEGRVLVEDAQGAPPTLPFWEGEAPQRTDVLSEGVGKLRQEIAELVPDVLPGLAAGSHPQAMAAAEWLQQECGLCPGGATQLVRYVVEGKAVLGAVPTRQSIIAERFFDEGGGMQLILHAPFGGRINKAWGLALRKRFCRGFNFELQAAATDNGINICLAEQHSFPLADVFHFLTVETAKELLEQASLASPIFKARWRWAASRSLQLLRFVKGKRVAPQIQRTRSEDLLASVFPQAAACFENIEGDIQIPDHPLVGEVMQDVLHEAMDLDGLVQLLQGIANGSIQCLAVDTPVPSQFAHELINAMPYAFLDEAGLEERRARAVSLRRGIPDAVLAEEGKLDPAAIAEVRKECWPDIRDSHELHDLLFALMALPVDAMAAWDARHWPGFFDTLAMQGRVKQLRLADRECWIAVERLPMVEALWSCTPPAEAAEALKLLLQGWMQILGPATARCIADTFGLDANAVFAQMVLMESQGVILRGVFENGRSVQSDLDIEWCERRLLQRIHRNTVGSLRRAVEPVSQAVYMRWLLEWQHLTGTKLAGEEGLLSALEQLEGFEAPAIEWERTLLPARVANYDPRWLDHLCLSGVVGWGRVSPHPAWADGTAPRRVIPTNMAPITFYLRETADWLGWALEQKQVDEPKLAVALSEEANRVRNLLRERGACFAADIQRILLLSKQQTQMALWELATAGLASADGWDQLRVMMDPKKKPAVMEAGRRGVRSHAGRWSLLIEDSSAIPETAIERARRVDAAHESAARMLLARYGVIFRELLARESNAPKWRDLVGMLRRMEARGEIRGGRFVIGVGGEQFALPEAVDSLRQMKNRPADDREVVVAGADPMNLIGVVLPGDRVAAMPRNVVRYRNGLCENAEEINSPITEPPMQTTAPPASLF comes from the coding sequence ATGGCCACCGCGACCCTGCTGCCCGAGGAGACCTTTGCCGATCCGGCCATGGAATGGGCGCATCCGGTCGTACGCGAGTGGTTTCTGCGCAGGTTCGGCTCGCCCACGGAACCGCAGATCGCCGGCTGGCCCGCGATCGTTCGCGGCGAGCCCGTTCTCATCTCCGCACCCACCGGCTCCGGTAAGACACTGGCAGCCTTCCTCGTCTGCATCGATGCTTTGCTGCGGCAGGCTATCGAGGGCCGCCTCGATGCCTCGACCCATGTCGTTTATGTCTCGCCTTTGAAGGCTCTGTCTAACGACGTGCAGAAGAACCTCGACGGTCCGTTGCGCGAGATTCAGGCGCTCGCTCTTGAGCGCGGCTACCTCTGCCCTGAGATCCGTACCGGCGTTCGCACCGGTGACACACCGGCAAAGGATCGCGCCGCCATGCTCAAGCGGCCGCCGCACATCCTGGTTACCACGCCGGAGAGCCTGTACATGATGCTCACGGCGCTCAAGGCGCGTGAGAACCTGCGCCGGATACGCACCGTTATCGTCGACGAAATCCACGCTGTTGCTGACGACAAGCGCGGATCGCATCTCGCTCTTACGCTCGAACGCCTCGACGCTCTGGTGCGCGGAGAGAACCGCCTCACTGCCGGCGGCATGTTGACCGGTCTGAGTGAGGCTCCGCAGCGTATCGGCCTCAGCGCTACGCAAAATCCCATTGAGCTGGTTGGCAACTTCCTGGTCGGGGCGGGCGAGCGGCCGGTCACCATCGTGCAGGTTGGGCAGCGGCGTCACCTCAATCTTGCCATTGAGGTTCCCAGTGAAGAGCTCGGCTCCGTCACCTCAAACCGCATGTGGGATGAGATGTACGACAAGCTCGCGGCTCTGACCGAGACCCATCGTTCCACGCTGGTCTTCGTCAACACGCGTCGCCTGGTCGAGCGTCTTGCCTTCAATCTTGCCGAACGTCTTGGGGCAGAGAATGTTGCCGCCCATCACGGCTCTCTCTCGCGGGCCCTGCGGCTTGATGCCGAACAGAAGCTTAAGAACGGGGAGATCAAGATTCTGATCGCCACGGCATCGCTTGAGCTCGGCATCGACATCGGCGACGTCGACCTCGTCTGCCAGATCGCGACCACGCGGGCAGTTGCTGTAGCCATGCAGCGTGTCGGACGTGCCGGTCACTGGCGCGGAGCTATTCCCAAGGGACGCTTCTTCGCTACCACCCGCGATGACATGATGGAGCAGGCTGCGCTCATCCGTGCGATGCGCTCCGGCGATCTCGACAAGCTGGAGATTCCGCCTGCTCCCAAAGATGTGTTGATGCAGCAGATCGTTGCCGCCGTCGGGGCCGAGCCCTGGCGCGAAGACGATCTCTTCGCTGTCTTCAAACGCGCCTGGCCATACCGTGATCTCGATCGCGCCACCTTCGACGAACTGATCGCATTGCTGCATCAGGGCATCGAGTCCTCACGCGGCCGCTACGGCGCTTACCTTATGCGCGACGGTGTCCGCGGAGAGCTCCACGCCCGCCGCGGCGCCCGCATGACCGCTATCGGCAACGGCGGAGCTATCCCCGACGTCGCGCAGTACGCCGTCATGCTGCAGCCGGAGAACGTGCAGATAGCCACACTCGATGAGCACTTCGCTGTCGACTCCAGCCCCGGCGATGTCGTGCTGCTTGGCAATACAAGCTGGCGTATCCAACGAGTCGAAGCCGAAGGCCGCGTTCTTGTCGAAGACGCGCAAGGCGCTCCGCCAACGCTGCCTTTCTGGGAGGGCGAAGCGCCGCAACGCACCGATGTCCTCAGTGAAGGCGTCGGTAAACTTCGCCAGGAGATCGCCGAGCTTGTGCCCGATGTTCTTCCCGGCCTCGCCGCAGGCTCACATCCGCAGGCCATGGCTGCCGCTGAGTGGCTGCAGCAGGAGTGCGGCCTCTGTCCCGGCGGAGCAACACAGCTCGTCCGCTACGTCGTCGAAGGCAAAGCTGTCCTCGGCGCTGTGCCTACACGGCAGAGCATCATTGCGGAGCGCTTCTTCGATGAAGGCGGAGGCATGCAGCTCATCCTCCACGCTCCCTTCGGCGGACGCATCAATAAGGCATGGGGTCTGGCTCTGCGCAAACGCTTCTGTCGCGGCTTCAACTTTGAGCTGCAGGCAGCCGCCACCGACAACGGCATCAACATCTGCCTCGCCGAACAGCACAGCTTTCCGCTCGCCGATGTCTTCCACTTCCTTACTGTCGAGACCGCAAAGGAGCTCCTCGAGCAGGCATCGCTGGCTTCTCCTATCTTCAAAGCGCGCTGGCGCTGGGCCGCAAGCCGTTCGCTGCAACTGCTGCGGTTTGTAAAAGGAAAGCGGGTCGCTCCGCAGATTCAGCGCACGCGCTCGGAAGATCTGCTCGCCAGTGTCTTTCCGCAGGCTGCCGCATGCTTTGAGAACATCGAAGGCGATATTCAGATTCCCGATCATCCTCTTGTTGGCGAGGTGATGCAGGACGTACTGCATGAGGCAATGGACCTCGACGGGTTGGTGCAGCTGTTGCAGGGCATCGCCAACGGCAGTATTCAGTGTCTCGCCGTCGATACGCCCGTACCCTCACAGTTCGCGCACGAGCTCATCAATGCCATGCCTTATGCCTTCCTCGATGAGGCCGGCCTGGAAGAGCGCCGTGCTCGCGCTGTCTCACTGCGCCGCGGCATTCCCGATGCAGTGCTTGCCGAAGAAGGCAAGCTCGATCCCGCCGCCATCGCCGAGGTCCGCAAAGAGTGCTGGCCTGATATCCGCGACTCGCACGAATTGCACGACCTGCTCTTCGCGCTCATGGCTCTTCCCGTCGATGCCATGGCCGCATGGGATGCGCGTCACTGGCCCGGCTTCTTCGACACGCTTGCCATGCAGGGCCGTGTCAAACAGCTTCGTCTCGCAGACCGCGAATGCTGGATCGCCGTTGAACGGTTGCCCATGGTCGAAGCTCTCTGGTCCTGTACACCGCCTGCAGAAGCCGCCGAGGCCTTGAAGCTTCTGCTGCAGGGCTGGATGCAGATCCTCGGCCCAGCCACCGCACGCTGCATTGCCGACACCTTCGGCCTCGACGCCAATGCCGTCTTTGCGCAGATGGTGTTGATGGAGTCGCAAGGCGTCATCCTGCGTGGCGTCTTTGAGAACGGGCGCTCTGTACAGAGCGATCTCGATATTGAATGGTGCGAGCGCCGCCTGCTGCAGCGCATTCACCGCAACACTGTCGGTTCGCTGCGCCGCGCCGTCGAGCCGGTCAGCCAGGCCGTCTACATGCGCTGGCTCCTCGAATGGCAGCACCTCACCGGAACCAAACTCGCTGGGGAAGAAGGACTGCTCTCGGCACTCGAACAGCTCGAAGGGTTTGAAGCTCCAGCTATCGAGTGGGAGCGCACCTTGCTTCCTGCGCGTGTCGCCAACTACGACCCTCGCTGGCTCGATCATCTTTGCCTCTCCGGAGTCGTCGGCTGGGGCCGCGTCTCTCCGCATCCCGCTTGGGCCGATGGCACAGCGCCCCGCCGTGTCATCCCCACCAATATGGCGCCCATCACGTTCTATCTGCGAGAGACCGCCGACTGGCTGGGATGGGCGCTGGAACAGAAGCAGGTGGATGAGCCCAAGCTTGCCGTAGCTCTCAGCGAAGAGGCCAATCGCGTGCGCAATCTTCTGCGCGAGCGTGGCGCCTGCTTCGCCGCTGATATTCAGCGCATTCTTCTGCTGAGCAAGCAGCAGACGCAGATGGCTCTGTGGGAGCTGGCTACCGCCGGCCTCGCCTCGGCCGATGGATGGGACCAGCTCCGCGTGATGATGGATCCAAAGAAGAAGCCCGCCGTCATGGAGGCGGGACGCCGCGGCGTTCGCTCGCATGCGGGCCGCTGGAGCCTATTGATCGAAGACTCCTCCGCAATTCCCGAGACAGCCATCGAGCGCGCCCGCCGCGTCGATGCGGCTCACGAGTCCGCCGCACGCATGCTGCTGGCACGTTATGGCGTCATCTTCCGCGAGCTCCTCGCCCGCGAATCTAACGCTCCGAAGTGGCGCGATCTCGTCGGCATGCTGCGCCGCATGGAAGCCCGTGGGGAGATCCGCGGTGGCCGCTTTGTTATCGGCGTCGGTGGCGAACAGTTCGCGCTTCCAGAAGCCGTTGACTCGCTGCGGCAGATGAAGAACCGTCCCGCCGACGATCGTGAGGTGGTTGTGGCCGGTGCCGATCCCATGAATCTTATCGGCGTGGTCCTTCCGGGAGATCGAGTTGCCGCCATGCCGCGCAACGTCGTCCGCTACCGCAACGGCCTCTGTGAGAATGCAGAGGAGATCAACTCACCAATCACGGAACCTCCTATGCAAACCACAGCTCCTCCCGCCAGTCTCTTTTAG